TGCTATCGCCAGCGTCAGGGCACACGACGGGCCAGCATGTGTTTGTTGATGGCGGATACGTGCATCTGGACCGGGCAGCAACGGCGGAGTAGTCCTTGCCCTTCGCTATGCGGTCGTTGGCCTCTTAGGCATGACGGCGGTGGTGACGAGAGTGAGCGGCCCTATGTGCATGCGGCGCGTAAGTCCACTCCCGCACCGGTCCGGTATCCACGTGAATGAACTGGCTTTTGGGATAGTACCCTACGCCGCCCGCTCCAAGGGAAAGCGCAGCATCCCGCAGATTCGCCGCAGGAACGCCAGGGACCCGGATATCGAGGGCCTTGGCCTCGATATGCTGCGAATGCTCGGCTGCGTTCGTCGTTCCACTAGCACGGAGCGCATCGTTCGTCTCCTGCGTCCGATAGGCGCTCAGGATCTCGATCATGCTGCTGGACCGGTCCAGCTTCGCGAGGATCGTGTGCAGCACGTCAAAGGTGCGCGGATCGTAGTCTTTCACCTCGTCGTTGTGGCTGTCGTGCAGAAAGGAACTAAGCTGGTCCAAAGCCTCGGGGATATACGTGTCGCCGACCCTGTAGACAACGTCGATGATCTCGCCACTCTGGCGGGCCAGCTTGAGCTCGAACTTCTGGCCATCCTCCGATCCATCCGGCACATCGTCATCGTCGTAGGGGATCAGGCCCATTCCAGGCAGGCTCACGTTGAGCAGCAGGTGCTTCATCGCGTGCAGACGTGGGTGCTTGTGACGTGCGGTACTGCGCGCGCTGGCCGCAGGGCAAGCAACTAACAGCACTCCGAGGGCGGCGAACGTGAGAATTTGGGGGGCGGACGTGAGGCGGCGGATCGAGGTGGCGAGATTCAGTGGCAAACGGCAAGGCTCCTGATGTCGGTTTCAGCATCGTCACATCGCACAACCACATCCCAGTCAAGCCGAAGATCCCGGCCCTGCCGTTGGAGGTGATTGGTGTCACGCTACGGGTAACATGACCCATGATACCGAAATCCAGCCGTCAAGGGCGGCGATTCTAAGGATTTATGAGCGTGCGGGCTCTCACACTTCTGGGTCAGGCTCAGGCCACCTACTTCCCCGTTGACACAGTAGGCTGGCGCCGATCCTGAGAAATATCCGCTGGAGAAGCGGATGACGACGCCCGCGGGGATCGCGGCGACGGTGGTGTTTCTGCTATGGCCGATGTCGGGACATACGACCGGGCAGCATGTGTTTGTCGATGGCGGGTATGTGCATCTGGATCGGGCGAGTACGGCGGGGTAGGGTTACCATAGAGCCCGTGGGGCACATATCTGCTTCTCATAAGCAAACTCTTAGTCAGCCTCAAGAGGATTAACATTGGCAATTAGAAGCTGATGGAGAAGCCATATGAATGATGAGACTCCAGGTACTGCAACCGCAGCGATGCAAGAACAATTCGATGCACTACGCACAATGCTGATCGATATGAGGCAAACCCTTGATGGAACCGAAGGTTCATCCGAAAACAGCAAAAGGCTCGAAATATTTAGAGATGGGTTTTTCTGTATAGAGCTTGCTATGACTTTTTATGAAGAAGCAAACCTGGCGCTCGAAGCTGAGGCTTGGTTTGCGGCCTCAGCCCTTGCTTCTTCGGCTTTAGAGTCGGTGCTTCTATATAAGTGCTGCCTGTCGGAAGGAAGTGTCCGAGCTCTCTCGAAATTTCAAGGGTTGCCGCGAAAATACAACTTAGATTTTGGATTGTTCGTTAGGTCGCTAGATTTGGGCAAGTTGCTTGAAATGGCGAACTCTCTTCATTGGTTTCCGGAGGGAGGGATTCCAAAGACTTTCGCCAACTATCTTGCTGAGCATCTGGATGAAGACTCAATGTCAATCTTGCTCGGATTGTTTATCGACAATCCAAATATTGGGTGCCTCTGTGCAGATCACGTCAAGGAGTATCGAAACCTCCTACATCCGGCTGTTTGCCTTAGGGAAGGCAGGCAGCCTTCGAAAGAAGCCGGTATGACCGCTACATTCCTGCTCCTGATTGCTTTCTCTTCCTTAGCTGGACTTTCATGAGATCAGGCGACAAATCTTGCCCTTCGGACACAAAGATGCAACGGTGATTGAGTCGACTATGCCAAAGAGAAAAAAGAACCTGCTATCGCATTGACCCAAGAAGAGGGCAGTGCGAGAGCAGGTTCTTTATTGCCTATCAACTAAAACCTACTTCTCGACGGTAAACGTAAAGACCGTAGTGCTGTGCATGGTCTGGCCGGGCTTTAGTTCCGTGCTGGGGAACTTGGGGTGGTTTGGGGAGTCCGGGAAGTGCTGGGTCTCCAGGCAGAAGCCGGCGTTCTTCACGTAGACGACGCCCGCCTTGCCCTTGAAGAGTCCGGGGATGGATGTGCCGGCGTAGAACTGGACGCCGGGCTCGGTGGTGGTGACGGTGAGGACGCGGCCGGTGGCCGGGTCGAAGACCTTGGCGGCGAGATGAAGTTCGCCCATCTTTCCATTCAGCACCCAGTTGTGGTCGTAGCCGCCGCCGAGCTTCATCTGCGGGTTGGCGTCCGGGTCGGCCTTGCCGATCTCGGTGGGCTTGCGCAGGTCGAAGGGCGTTCCGGCGACGGGGGCGAGTTCGCCGGTGGGGATGAGGCCGGAGTCGACGGGGGTGTAGTGGTCGGCGTCGATGGTGATGTATTCGCCGAGGATGAGACCGCTGCCCTCGCCCGAGAGGTTGAAGTAGGTGTGGTTGGTTAGGTTGAGGACGGTGTCCTTGGTGGTGGTGGCGGAGTAGTCGATGTGGAGGGCGTCGCCGTGGATGGTGTACTTCACATGGGCGGTGAGGGTGCCGGGGTAGCCCATGTCGCCGTCGGGCGAGACGAGGGTGAACTCGACGCCGCCGGGAATCTCTTTGGCGTCCCAGACCTTCTTGTCGAAGCCGACGGTGCCGCCGTGCAAGGTGTTCGCGTTGTTGTTGGTGGGGATGGTGTAGGCCTTGCCGTCAAGCGAGAACTTGCCAAGCGCGATGCGGTTGCCGTAGCGGCCGACGACGGAGCCGACGTAGGTCTTGTTGTCCGCGACGTAGCCTTCGATGTCGTTGTAGCCGAGGGCGACGTCGGCGACCTTGCCAGACTTGTCGGCGGTCTTGATGGAGACGATGCGCGCTCCGTAGGTGATGAGGCCAACTTCAAGGCTGGGGCTCTTCAGGGTGTACTTGTCGACTGCCGTGCCGTCAGGCAGCTTGCCGAAGGAGGCCTTGGTGACTGCGCCGTGCGCCGCGATAGAGGTTGTCATAGTGAGTAGGATAGCGCGTGCCCATTTCATCGTTGGATTTCCCTCAAACGTTTATTGACTGCCAGGATTCGCTTCGGCCGGTCTTCGTTCCCGTCTTCGAGGATGGAGCGAGACCGGCAGGCACAGTCACTATACGTGAAGCATCAAAGGGTAGTGAAGCGCGGGTAGAATGAAGCGGCTGTTGTTGGCATGGGATTTCTAGGAGGTTGGGATGAGCAGTGTTGGGCGTGTGGTCGTGGGTTTGGGTCTGGCAATTGCTTTGGGCGTCGGAACAGGTCATGCAGCGTCACCGCAGGACCATTGGGTGGGGACGTGGGCTACGGCTCCGCTGGGTGAAGCGAATAAGGCCGACGGGCCGGGATCAGCGGACATGACGCTACGCGAGATTGTGCATGTCTCGCGCGGCGGCGACAGGGTTCGGGTGGAGTTTACGAATGAGTTTGGGACTGATCCGCTGACCATTGGCGCAGCCCATGCAGCGCTGAGCGCGGGTGGAAGCGAGATCAAGCTGGCATCAGCGAATGCGCTGACCTTTGGCGGCAAAAGCTCGATCACGATCCCGCCCGGAGCGATGGTGGTGAGCGATCCGGCGGACTTGAAGCTGCCCGCGCTGTCGGACCTGGCAATCAGCGTCTTTATCCCAGCGCAGCCGCTCACGCACGTGACGCAGCACACCTTCGCCGATCAGACGAATTACATGGCTCCAGGCAATGTCGTTGGCGAGAAGACGCTGACTGCGCCGGAGATATTCAAGCAGTGGCGTTTCGTGAAGGGCGTCGACGTGCTGGGAGCCGCGAGCGACGGGGCGATTGTGACGCTGGGCGACTCGATCACCGATGGTGCCTATGCGACGGAGAACGGGAATGCTCGCTGGCCGGATGTGCTCGCACGCAGACTTCAGGCGGACAAGAAGCTGAATGGGCTGGGCGTGTTGAATCAGGGCATCGGCGGCAACCGCGTGCTACGAGACGGCTACGGGCCTTCGGCAGAGGCTCGCTTCGACCGCGACGTGATGGCGCAGGCGGGCGTGAAGTATCTCATCATCATGGAAGGCATCAACGACATCGGCAACGCGACCAGTCCCACGAATCCGCATGATCCGGTGACGACAGAGGAGATGATCGCCGGCCTCAATCAACTCGTTGAGCGGGCACACATCCACGGTATCAAGGTGATTGGCGCGACGCTGACACCGTATGTCGGTGCGAAGTATCAGTCCGATGCGGGAGAGAAAATTCGCCTCGCCGTGAACGACTGGATTCGGTTGAATAAGTCGTTGGACGGATTGATCGACTTCGACATGGTGACGCGCGACCCCGCGAATCCATCGATGTTTCTGCCTGTGATGGACCACGGCGACCACCTGCATCCGGGAGACGCGGGATATAAGGCGATGGGTGAGGCGGTGGATCTGAAGCTGTTTGGCGGGAAGTAGTTCGTTGTTGTGCGTTGTACGTTGTACGTGCAGACAAAACGTACAACGTACAACTGAGAACGTACAACGCTCTTACGCCAGTTCGAGACCAGCGAAGAAGTAGCCGATTTCAAACGCAGCGGTATCTTCTGCGTCGGAGCCGTGGATGGCGTTCTCTTCGATCGATCCGGCGAACTTCTTGCGAATCGTCCCTTCCTCAGCGTTCGCGGGATTCGTTGCGCCCATCAGCTTGCGCAGGTCGGCGATCGCGTTGTCCTTCTCGAGCACCATCGGGAAGATGGGGCCGCTGGACATGAACTGAGTCAAGGACCCGAAGAACGGACGGGCGGAGTGGACGTGGTAGAAGCCCTCGGCCTGCGCGTTCGAGATGCTGATGCGCTTGATGGCAACGATCTTGAAGCCGGCCTTCTCGATCTCGGCGAGGATGGCGGCGGTGTAACCCTTGCGGACGGCGTCCGGCTTGATGATGCTGAAGGTGCGCTGTGACATGGTGCTCCGTTTCAGTGAACTTTTCGCAAGTTCGTTGATTGATTTTCTCTGTCTAGTTTACCTTGCGTCCGCACAGAATGCGGCTTGCAGCACTAAGTGACGATGAATCGCAGGGAGACTAGTACTTCCAGCTCGTAACATCAGCGCCAGCCGGGGCGGTCTTCGCGATGCGATCCATGATCTTCGGCAGGTACATGGTGTTGTAGTGCAGCCGGGAGTACGCATTTGGCAGCGAGGGATCGCCGTTCCAGCAGTGTTCGGCGCGGGGGCCGTAGAGGACTTCGCCCTCATACGGAACGCCAACGCCGGGCGTGCCGGTGGTCTTGAGGAAGTCCTCCATCAGATAGACGGCGTCGTTCAGGAAGTAGGTATCGTCGCTGCCGACGTAGAGATGGATCTTGCCCCGGAGCTTTGGCCCAATCGTCGTCCATTCCCGCTGCAGCTTCGCGTTCAGGTCGAAGTGCTCCTTCCAATAGGCGGCGACCTTGAGGTCGATCTCGCCGGTCTCCTTGTCGAAGATGGGCTGCGGGTAGCCGTCCGCACCGACGGGCGAGTAGACGGCCTGCCAGATGTCGAACTGCTCGCCGGAGCGGCCGTGATCGCCCAAAGCCGCTTCATACGCGATGTTGTCGCGGACGCTGATCAGCGTGTGGCCGAGGTAGTCGCGCATGGCGGGCTGCTCGACCTGCTTGTTCGCACCCTGGATGTAGAACATGTTCTTCTGCGAGTACAGATCGGTCGTCATGTAGGCGTGGAAGTCGACCGGGTCCGGGCAAGCGGCGAAGGCACCGTTATAGAAGTCGGGGTTGAAGAGTTGTACCGCAAGCGACTCCCAGCCGCCGGTCGATCCGCCGTAGACGAAGCGCGCCCAACCCTGGCCGATGCCGCGGAACTGCTTCTCGATCGCTGGAATCAGCTCTTTCTCGATGGCGCTACCGTAAGGGCCAAGATTGGCGGAGTCGACCGCATAGGAGTCGTCGTAGTACGGATTAGCGTGCTGAATCTTGACAACGAGAACACGCGGAAAATTCGGGCCACTCCACAGCTTGTACTCGTTGTACGCCTCCTGCTGCTGGATGCGGTTGTATCCAGCGAGGTGAAAGCGCTGGGAGTAGTCGGGCTTGAGGTCAGGATCGGGCGGCGTGGTGCGGAAGTCCTCGATGCCGTCGACAAAGTGGTCGTGGAAGATCATGAGCGGGAAGTGCGCCTGCGGGTGCTCATCGAAGCCTTCGGGCACAAGCACGATCGCCGAGAGATAGACGGGCGTACCCCAGAACTTCGAGAGCAGGTCAGATTGAATCTTGATGTGGCGAATGTACTTCGTGTCCGGCTCTGGCTTGATCGGCGGAATGACCTGATCGAGCGTCAGCTTGATCGGCGCGCCCTTCGGCCCGATGTGCAGCTTCACCGGCTTGCTGTAGAGATTGCCCGGAGCGATGTTCCAGTGCTGGCCTTCGCCACGGTCCGGCGCGAGCTTGATGGTGTGGCCATCGGCGCGGTGGAAGGTCTGGTAGATGTTCAGCACCGCCTGCACGGTGTAGTCGCCCTCGGGTACGTCAGCGAGCTTGCGCACCGGGTAGCCGGCGGCGTTGGCCTCGAGCTTCATCGGCTGACCGGGCTTCACGCCATCGACCGTCATGCCGAAGACGATCTGCGAACGCGGCGTGTCGTTGATCTGCATGCGGGGCTCCTCGCTGGCATCGTTCGAGAGCAAAAAGAGCAGACGGCCATCGAGCGACTTCGCGGACTGCGCTGCGGGGAATGACACCGTGACCGGCTGAACGCCTTTGGTCTGCGAGGGCGCGGCAATAGTGAAGATGGCAAGGATTCCTGGAACGCATGAGAACAGGAGTGAACGCATGGGGAACAGTATACAAATGGGCCTGGCGTTCCCTGTGGCTGCTATGCTGCGGTCGGACTTCAAGGAGCAAGAACCATGACGACGAAGCGCTGGACACGCCGGCGAGTTCTGACAACTTCCATGGCCGCGGCAGCCATGGCTATGGGAGGCACGGCGACCTCCGCGATAGCTCAGATGCCCGCTCCCGAGGTCCTTGAAGACGAACGCATCTCCATGGTGACGACGACCGAGGCCAGCGCATGGCAGAAGGGCAAGGTCCTCAAGCCGACGTTTCAGTGGGAGCTACTGAACCTGAACATCGACTCCGCGAAGACAGTAGGACGGCCGATGGAGGGCTTTGGCGGCTGCTTCAACGAGCTTGGCTGGACGTCGCTGAGCGCGCTTGGTGAAAGCGATCGCGAGACGGTGATTCGCGAGCTCTTCCATCCCACCGAAGGCGCGCGGTTCACCTACTGCCGCATGCCCATCGGCGCGAACGACTACGCCACCGAACCCTACAGCCTCGACGAAACCGATGGCGACTTCGCGCTGCAGCACTTCAGCATCGACCATGACCGCGCGACGCTGATTCCCTTTATCCACGCAGCCATAAAGCAGCAGCCAGAGCTGAAGCTGTGGGCTTCGCCATGGACGCCGCCGAGCTGGATGAAGCGCAATCACTTCTACGCCGAAGCGAAGGCCTTTGCGGGCATGAAGGAGAATGGCATTCGCCCGGACCAGCTAGGCCACGATGGCGAAGACATGTTTATCCAGAAGCCGGAGTATTTCAAGGCCTACGCGGAATACTTCGGCAAATTCATCGATGCCTATCGCGCGGAAGGCATCCGCGTCGGCATGGTTATGCCGCAGAACGAGTTCAACTCCGCGCAGAACTTTCCCAGTTGCACGTGGACGCCCGAGGGGCTCGCGCGCTTCATTCGTGAGCTTGGCCCGCAGATGCGGAAACGCGATGTCGACGTCTTCTTTGGGACGCTCGAACGCGGCAACCCGAAGCTGCTTGAGACCGTGATGCTGGACAAGGAAGCGGGCAGCCATATCAAAGGCGTCGGTGTGCAGTGGGCGGGTAAGAACGCGGTCGCGACAATCCACGACGAGTACCCGCAACTCGCGATCTTTCAATCCGAGCAGGAGTGCGGTGACGGAAAGAATAGCTGGAGCTACGCCGGCTACTGCTGGGAGTTGATGAAGCAGTACTTCCGCAGTGGCGCGACCGGCTATATGTACTGGAACATTTCTACCGCGGATGGCGGCGTAAGCACCTGGGGATGGCCGCAGAACTCTCTGATCAGCGTGAATACGGCGGAGAAGACCTTCCGTTTCAACCATGACTTTTACCTGCTGAAGCACCTCACGCATTTCGTTGATGTCGGCGCAAAGATTGCGCGGGCGACGGGGACCTGCGACGACGTGCTCGCGTTCGTCAATCCGGGCGGCACGGCGGTGGCACTCTTGCGCAACGAGCTCTCAGTGCCTCGGCTGGTACAGATTACCGCCGATCACACTACATTTGCGGTGGAACTTCCACCAGACTCCATCAGTACAGTTAAGATGAAGCTGAAGTAAGCACTGCGCCCACTCGGCAGACCGCCGTCGAAAACGATTCATCTTTACTGGAGACTTATGAAGATATTCACTTCCCCGAAGAGCTTGCTCCGCACCGCCGCATCGCTGCTGTTGCTCGGCGCGGGACTGCCTTGCGTTGCTGCCGACGCCCCCGCGAAGTTAAAGCTGCCCGAGCTAAAGTACGAACGCTTTACATTGCCAAACGGCCTCGTCGTGCTGACGCACGAAGACCACCGCCTGCCGCTGGTAGCCGTGGACCTCTGGTACCACGTGGGCCCGCTGAACGAACGCGAGGGCCGCACCGGCTTTGCGCATCTCTTCGAGCACATGATGTTCGAGGGCTCCGAGCACGTCGGCGAGAAGGCACACATCAAGTATGTGCAGGGCGCAGGCGCAACGGACGTCAACGGCACCACGAACTTCGACCGAACCAACTACTTCGAGACCATGCCTGCGAACCAGCTTGAGCTGGCGATGTGGCTCGAAAGCGACCGCATGGGCTTCCTGCTCGAAGGCCTCGACCGCGTGAAGCTGACCAACCAGCGCGACGTTGTCCGCAACGAGCGCAGGCAGCATGAGGGCTCGCCCTACGATCTGGCCGAAGAGGCCGGCTATCATCTCCTCTTCCCCAAGGGACATCCTTACTACGCTTCCGTCATCGGATCGCACGCAGACATCGAAGCCGCGCGCATCGCGGACATCCGCGACTTCCACCAGCACTTCTACACGCCGAACAACGCCAGCATCGCCATCGCTGGAGACTTCAAGCCAGCAGAGTTGAAGGCCCTGCTGATGAAGTACTTTGCCCCCATCCCCGCCGGCCCAAAGGTCGACCCGGTCAACGTCGTGACGCCCGCTATCACCACGCAGAAGCGCGAGACCGTCACCGACACCGTGAAGCTGACGCGGCTCGACTTCTTCTTCCTGCTGCCTGCCGCGTACAAGCCCGGCGATGCGGACGCGCAGTTGCTCAGCCATATTCTCGGCGGAGCAAAGGCCAGCCGTCTCGACCAGGAGTTGGTCTATAAGCGCCAGATCGCGCAGGCTGTCTCCTGCGATGATGATGCGCTGACGTTGACCTCGGTCTTCTCATGCTCCATCACCGTGAAGCCGAATGTGAAGGCCGATGAGATCGAAGCCGCGTTCTGGGAGCAGATCGCGAAGCTGCAGACAGAAGGCCCGACGCAGGATGAGCTCGACTCCGCCCGCACCGTCGACCTGACGCGGAAGATCACCGGTCTGCAGCGCCTCGGCGGATTTGGCGGCATCGCCGACACGCTGAACAGCTATAACCAGATCGCTGGCGACCCTGGCTATCTGCCCAAGGACATCGCCCGCTTCGAGGCCGCAACGACTGCAAGCGTGAAGGGCGTCGCAGCGAAGTATCTAAACAAGAACCAGGCAGTCGTGGTGACCACGGTTCCCGGCAAGAAGGTCGTGGACGATGTGCCGCGCAGCCCGGAGAACACCGACGCCGATGTGAAGCTGGTGAATCCTTATACTCCGGAGTTTGAAAAGGCACAGGAGTGGCGCAAGACCGTACCGAAGCCCGGCCCGGAGCTCGCCTTCCACCTGCCCGTTCCGACTACGTTCACGTTGAAGAACGGCCTGAAGGTCTACCTGATCGAAGACTCGAATCTGCCCGTGGTTGCGGCCACATTGGTCAGCCGCGCCGGTGGCGAGGCAAACCCAACGGACAAGCCTGGGCTGGCATCCTTCACCGCATCGATGCTGGGTGAAGGCACGGAACTCCGCACCTCCACACAGCTTGCCGAAGCCGCCGAGCGCCTTGGAACTCGCGTCGGCGTAGGTGCGGGTATGGACAGCGCCAGCGGCGGCATCAGCGTGCTGAGTAACCATGCCGACGCAGCGCTTGACCTGTTGGCCGATGTCGTCGAGCATCCGGCGTTCCGCCCGCAGGACATCGACCGCCTCCGTAAGCAGCGCCTCATCGGCATCCAGCAGGAGTCGGACAACGTTGGGGCCATTGCCCAGCGCGTAGTTCCGCATGTGCTCTATGGCGATCAGCCTTACGGATTCACCGGCTCGGGAACGACGGCCAGCGTCGAAGGCATCTCGCGCGATGAGCTGAAGGCCTTCTGGGCAGGCCACTATGGTCCGGCTGACTCAGCTTTGATCTTCGCTGGAGACATCAAGGAGCGGGAGGCCCGCGAACTCGCCGAGAAGCACTTCGGCGCGTGGACGGGAGCCGCAACTGGAGCCGTCACACTGCCCCCGCCTCCCGCACCGCCGACGCCTCGCGTCGTCCTTGTCGATAAGCCCGGATCACCGCAGTCTGCCCTACAGGCGGCAGGTCTGGGTGTACCGCGCACATCGCCAGACCTCGAAGCCATCCAGGTGCTGAACTACACGCTGGGGGCAAGCTTCGCGAGCCGCATCAACATGAACCTCCGCGAGGTCCATGGCTATACCTACGGCGCTCGTTCCGGCTTCAGCCTCTACCGCGAAGGCGGCCCCTTCACCGCGGGCGGTCTGGTCAAGACCGACGTCACCGCCGCGGCAGCGAAGGAGCTGGACTTCGAACTGAAGCGCATCCTCACCGTGCCTCCCAGCGACGCCGAGATGAAAAGCGCCAAGGACGCGCTGGTGCAGTCGATTCCGGCGCTCTTCGAGACGACGGCTGCGACAGCGGGCGCGATGTCTTCCATCTTCCTCTACGATCGGCCGCTCGATTACTACTCGAAGCTGCCGGAGCGCTACACGAAGGTCGATCTGGCCGACGTGATCCGCGTGTCGAAGGAGACCATCCATCCCGATCAACTCGTCTACGTCATCGTTGGCGATAAGACGAAGATCGAACAAAGCCTGAAGGACCTGAACCTTGCGCCGATCGAGTACCGGGATGCGCTGGGCAACGTAGTGAAGTAAAGCAGGGGGTAGGGGATAGGGTGTAGAGCAGCACTCCGTTCCCTTCACCCAGCACAGAGAACAAGCAAAGGCCTGAGAGCATCCGCTCCCAGGCCTTTGTTTTGCTACACCCTAAACCCTACACCCTGCGAATCTTTGGGTGCCCCATCCATCGCAGCGTCCGGGGTCCCCGGCGAACGCTCTTTGTTCGCTGGGGTGGCAGAGCGATGGGTGGGACGTAAACCCTAAACCTTACCCAGAACCCGTGCCATCGCCTCACCAATCTCCGCGGGCGACTTCACGACATGAATCCCCGCCGCCTCCATGGCCTTCATCTTCTCCGCAGCCGTGCCCTCGCCACCAGAGATGATGGCTCCCGCGTGGCCCATGCGGCGGCCAGGAGGCGCGGTCTGACCGGCGATAAAGCCTACGACCGGCTTCTTCACATGCTCCGCAATGTACTTCGCCGCAGCCTCTTCGGCGGAGCCGCCAATCTCGCCGATCATGATGATCGCCTCGGTCTCGGGGTCTTCGTTCAGCAGCTTCAGCGCGTCGATATGAGTAGTGCCGATGATGGGATCGCCGCCGATGCCAATGGCCGTCGACTGCCCGATACCACGCGTCGTCAATTGATACACCGCCTCATACGTCAGCGTGCCCGACTTCGAGACGATGCCTACGGAGCCTTCCTTATGAATGCGCCCAGGCATGATGCCGATCTTAGCCTTGCCCGGCGAGATGACGCCGGGGCAGTTGGGCCCGATCAGCGTCGATTTCGAAGACTTCACAATCTCCCACACCTTCACCATGTCGAGCGTCGGGATGCCCTCGGTGATGCAGATGACGAGCGAAATATCACTCGCTGCCGCCTCAAGGATTCCGTCAGCGGCAAACGGTGGAGGAACGAAGATGACCGTGGCGTTTGCGCCGGTCGCGTTCACGGCCTCTTCAACCGTGTTGAAGACGGGCCAGCCTTCGTGGGTGGTGCCACCCTTGCCTGGGGTCACTCCGCCGACGACGATGTCGTAGCCGAACTGCTTGGAGTATTCGGAGCAGCCTTTGGCGTG
This Granulicella aggregans DNA region includes the following protein-coding sequences:
- a CDS encoding M16 family metallopeptidase; translation: MKIFTSPKSLLRTAASLLLLGAGLPCVAADAPAKLKLPELKYERFTLPNGLVVLTHEDHRLPLVAVDLWYHVGPLNEREGRTGFAHLFEHMMFEGSEHVGEKAHIKYVQGAGATDVNGTTNFDRTNYFETMPANQLELAMWLESDRMGFLLEGLDRVKLTNQRDVVRNERRQHEGSPYDLAEEAGYHLLFPKGHPYYASVIGSHADIEAARIADIRDFHQHFYTPNNASIAIAGDFKPAELKALLMKYFAPIPAGPKVDPVNVVTPAITTQKRETVTDTVKLTRLDFFFLLPAAYKPGDADAQLLSHILGGAKASRLDQELVYKRQIAQAVSCDDDALTLTSVFSCSITVKPNVKADEIEAAFWEQIAKLQTEGPTQDELDSARTVDLTRKITGLQRLGGFGGIADTLNSYNQIAGDPGYLPKDIARFEAATTASVKGVAAKYLNKNQAVVVTTVPGKKVVDDVPRSPENTDADVKLVNPYTPEFEKAQEWRKTVPKPGPELAFHLPVPTTFTLKNGLKVYLIEDSNLPVVAATLVSRAGGEANPTDKPGLASFTASMLGEGTELRTSTQLAEAAERLGTRVGVGAGMDSASGGISVLSNHADAALDLLADVVEHPAFRPQDIDRLRKQRLIGIQQESDNVGAIAQRVVPHVLYGDQPYGFTGSGTTASVEGISRDELKAFWAGHYGPADSALIFAGDIKEREARELAEKHFGAWTGAATGAVTLPPPPAPPTPRVVLVDKPGSPQSALQAAGLGVPRTSPDLEAIQVLNYTLGASFASRINMNLREVHGYTYGARSGFSLYREGGPFTAGGLVKTDVTAAAAKELDFELKRILTVPPSDAEMKSAKDALVQSIPALFETTAATAGAMSSIFLYDRPLDYYSKLPERYTKVDLADVIRVSKETIHPDQLVYVIVGDKTKIEQSLKDLNLAPIEYRDALGNVVK
- the sucD gene encoding succinate--CoA ligase subunit alpha, giving the protein MSVLVDKNTRLIVQGITGREGTFHAKGCSEYSKQFGYDIVVGGVTPGKGGTTHEGWPVFNTVEEAVNATGANATVIFVPPPFAADGILEAAASDISLVICITEGIPTLDMVKVWEIVKSSKSTLIGPNCPGVISPGKAKIGIMPGRIHKEGSVGIVSKSGTLTYEAVYQLTTRGIGQSTAIGIGGDPIIGTTHIDALKLLNEDPETEAIIMIGEIGGSAEEAAAKYIAEHVKKPVVGFIAGQTAPPGRRMGHAGAIISGGEGTAAEKMKAMEAAGIHVVKSPAEIGEAMARVLGKV